In a genomic window of Pangasianodon hypophthalmus isolate fPanHyp1 chromosome 19, fPanHyp1.pri, whole genome shotgun sequence:
- the LOC113545337 gene encoding opsin-5-like yields the protein MDIYSSKLSPAVDYGAGAFLLLIAILSIVGNFLVLLMAYKRSSQMKPAELLSVNLAVTDLGAAVSMYPLAVASSWNHSWLGGDATCIYYGWMGFFFGVASVATLTVMAVVRFTVSMTLQSHTEKITKRTVQVMLAGTWLYALLWAVFPLVGWGAYGPEPFGLSCTLAWAEMKEHSPSFVISMFAMNLAMPALIIVCCYFGITLRLHLSYKSLENGNFIQNRVKMQRRLMLIAVLISAGFIGCWTPYGIVSLWSIYSTSSITPHVSMLPCLFAKTSTVYNPLIYYIFSKSFKQEVKQFLHACIRSQACRGSQPNNLTENTVYMVCEGTTVREDLHMEHMFQKDRDRC from the exons ATGGATATTTATTCTTCCAAACTTTCTCCCGCGGTGGATTATGGAGCCGGGGCCTTTCTGCTGCTGATAG CAATTTTGTCCATTGTGGGGAATTTCCTGGTCCTTTTAATGGCATACAAGAGATCTTCTCAGATGAAGCCCGCAGAGCTCCTCAGCGTGAACCTGGCTGTGACAGATCTTGGTGCGGCAGTTTCGATGTACCCTCTTGCTGTAGCATCATCATGGAATCATTCCTGGTTAGGGGGTGATGCCACCTGTATCTACTATGGCTGGATGGGGTTCTTTTTTGGCGTAGCCAGCGTGGCTACCCTGACAGTCATGGCTGTAGTGCGCTTCACTGTATCCATGACACTACAGTCTCACA cGGAGAAAATCACTAAAAGGACGGTGCAGGTGATGTTGGCAGGCACATGGCTGTATGCTCTCTTATGGGCTGTGTTTCCTTTGGTTGGTTGGGGTGCATATGGCCCTGAGCCCTTTGGCTTGTCCTGCACACTGGCCTGGGCAGAGATGAAGGAGCACAGCCCATCCTTTGTCATCAGCATGTTCGCCATGAACCTGGCCATGCCTGCCCTCATCATCGTCTGCTGCTACTTTGGTATCACCCTCCGACTCCATTTGTCCTACAAGTCTCTAGAGAATGGCAATTTCATCCAGAACAGAGTTAAGATGCAGCGCCGTCTCATGTTG ATTGCTGTTCTGATCAGCGCTGGTTTCATTGGCTGTTGGACACCCTATGGGATAGTGAGCTTATGGTCAATCTACTCAACTTCTTCCATCACTCCCCATGTCAGTATGTTGCCCTGCCTCTTTGCCAAGACCTCCACTGTGTACAACCCACTGATCTATTACATCTTTAGCAAGTCTTTTAAACAGGAGGTGAAACAGTTTCTCCATGCATGCATTAGATCCCAGGCATGCCGTGGCTCTCAGCCAAATAACCTCACAGAGAATACAGTctacatggtgtgtgaaggaaCCACAGTCAGAGAAGACCTGCATATGGAGCACATGTTTCAAAAGGACAGAGATAGATGCTGA